The DNA region TAATTATCATGATGGTAAGTTAAATAGCCAGCTTGAGTATTTTATACCAAATTAGGGAAAGAAAAGTATCCTATAATCCGGCATTCTAACTATGTAGTATTTTGGTAATTACAATACCTCTGAGGCTCCAACTAAACCCTGGTCCTATGCATAATGACAAACACCAGGCTTATATGCATGACAGTAAGTATGAACTGACTACAACAGCAAAATCTTTAGTCCCGAATAAGTTGGGGAGGCAGCAGCTGTATGAATGTATAAAATTAAAAAATTAGACATACCATAGCCAAAGGCTCTGAGAATGCTACCATAAGAGCAAAACAGGGACGAACTGGGATATCTTGAACCATTACAGACAGCCGTGGAAATAGCGACAAGTCTGAGGAAACATTTCAAAGATTCATCAACAAAGTACACAGATGCATCACACTTGTATACAAGATGCTGATACTAAGTAATTAGTACCAATATTAATATGTAATAAACATGAGTGCAAGTAATCATCGTCACCTTTAAGTAAACTCTTACATTCAAATACGCAGCTTCTCTCAATAATAACCATTATTTTGCCCTTACCAATCATTATTTTGTGCTTACTAATAACTAGATACCATACAGAAGCTGATAGCTACTTACAAATAGAAAAAAAGAAATGAACTGGAGATAAAACAGGACATGGCTTCAAAGTGTTTTGTTTTGTTACTACACATTCCATAACTTCACAGAAATATATGCATAAATATGAAGCAGAGACAGAAGCAATTACTTAGGGCTAAACAGGAGCTATCTTTTGAACCGAAATGGTGATATACATCTTTAATTGACTTAAGTGATAGCCATCTGATTAGTAGAACTTATTGGGAAACAAGAAGTTTGCCTTCTAAAACTAGGTGCCTTAAGTTATAATATTGAATCTTATTTTATGATGGTTAACATTATGGAGATTATAAAACAAACCAAGAGGCGGTGGCCTTCCAGTCAACCCTGAAAATCTTGGTGATGCCACAATCTTATCTGTGGCTATAACATAATCAAAATTGCCAAGATCTTTTCCATCCAAGCTAGCTAGTGACCATGAACTCCTATCTTGAAGCCAGTCCATCTTGCCAACAGTGACACCAAATTTGGCCACCACACCTAGCACAAGCAGAGTATGCATGGACATCAAGAATTTGCCCGCTTGGTCCAGAAGAAATATTATGTATGGGACTCTAAAGTTTGAAGTCTGAACTCTAACCATCCTCTGAACAGAGTGATTTGCATATCGAGTTCATGCCTGGCACTCCCACATACTTCTTAGTTGATCCCTCCTGTAAGAACATGTCCCAAGCAAGCTAATGTTATTTTATGAAAAGGTACCTTGAACCATACAACAGAAGTTCCGCATACACTGCTGCTAATGTACATAAATCTTTCATTTCGAAAACAGTCAACACACAAATATTTTGATCATCCCAAAAAATGAAAGCCCACATGAGATATGACATAGCCTAGCTAAGATTTAAGTACTTCACCTCTCCTCAATATATCAAGGCAAGCATCGGAGACATTCCAGATGGCAATTTGGGATATAAAGGTAAAATTTGACATATCTAAACTATCAGATGCCCTGTAGTCATTTCCAAGTTTGGAAAACGAAAAAAGTCTACCCTTTAACTGCTTTATTTATCCTCAATTCAGTCTCGAATTCTCATGGTGAACCAACGAACTACCTGAGCGATTCCGTTTTAGTAATGGAGAAACCCCAGGACAAGGGATGGATTAGGAAACTGAACCTTCTCGAAGTCAGTGAATTTGCCGGTAGCCCGATCAAAGCATGCGAACATGGCCTTCCACTCGGCGATGATCCCTCGCGCCTCCCACCCACCCACGACCCGGGCAACCTCATCGTTGGTCACGGTGAAGTAGGGCGCTCCATGGTCGAAGCGAAGCTCCGTGCCGTCCTCCATCACCTCCCTACGTCCATCAATACCCCGCAAAATGGGAACCGATCAGTCAGAGCGCGGCAATTGCAGAGAGTCAATTGGTCGAGCACCTCCGCTGCGCCATgcgcccgccggcgccccggCCGGAGTCGAAGAGCGtcacggccacgccgcgaccGGCGAGGAGTGACGCGCACACGGCGCCCGAAACTGCgatcggggaagcggaaacgtCAGATAGCACGCGTCGGTTCGAACGGGATTGTTCGGGAGTGCGgtgggctgggggcaggagacGGGGTTAGACGGTCGAGGTGCTTACTTCCGGCACCGATGACGGCGACAttcgcggcggcggtggcggaggtcatGGCTCGACGCTTCCCGGCGGCTGGCACCTGGCGCGGTTGAGGGGCGGAGCAGTGGAGTGGCGCGGTACGGCGGATGGAGGCGGGACCGCGGGACGTTTGCGGCTTTGCGCGTCCTCGTGTCGACGTGGCTCGTCGTGGACCCTTCGCTTGGAGGGTTCTTCTCGGGCCGGGCTGACCGTGTAACTAATACGGCCCATTTCTCGTTTGGATCTTTTCTATTTTCTCTTCTTTTTGCTCTTTTTTTGTGTGTACTTTTTCTTAAAAAGCCAAAAGTAGTTACATCAATAGAAGTAACTTCATAAACTATCCTTGAATTAATAATAGCTACTCTCTctatttttatttatatatcGTATTAGATTTGTCCTAAATTAAATTTGCCCAACTTTTACAATAtcaaatttattttattaaatCCACTATGAAGTATATATTAACATTACATATGTTGGATAGTGTAATTGTATAATTGTTGTTATTTTTTTAGATTTAGTCAAAGTTGATCAAATTTAACTTAGGACAAACTTAAtacgatatgtaaataaaaataaaaaaagtagtgtttggttggagagcgaGGTGGAAGGGAACAGCCTCATCCTTAATTTTTAGGATAGAATGATTCCATTCTTATGTTTTGAAGTGAGTTTCTATATTTGGTTGGAGGGACGAGGATGGGAGGTTCACACGTTCTACTAACAGTGTTAACCGTGGGCCCCGCTCGTCGGTCAAACAAATTTCATCTTCTTCCATCCACCTGCTGACCTGCCTCCATCGTCGCACAGCTCCCTCGATTCCCTTTTGCTTTTGCCTGGCAGCTCCGCCGTCGTCAAGCAGCCCCGCAGGCTAGTAGAGCCCCTGCCGCCACGCCGCACAAGCCCCGCGCACGGAGTCGCTTAGCTGCAACCTCGTCCGCGAACGGTGGGCACAGGCCGAGCGGAGGCCGCCGGCGCTGCAGAGCAGA from Panicum hallii strain FIL2 chromosome 9, PHallii_v3.1, whole genome shotgun sequence includes:
- the LOC112873741 gene encoding uncharacterized protein LOC112873741 isoform X3 — encoded protein: MEDGTELRFDHGAPYFTVTNDEVARVVGGWEARGIIAEWKAMFACFDRATGKFTDFEKEGSTKKYVGVPGMNSICKSLCSEDGVVAKFGVTVGKMDWLQDRSSWSLASLDGKDLGNFDYVIATDKIVASPRFSGLTGRPPPLDLSLFPRLSVMVQDIPVRPCFALMVAFSEPLAMVPVHGFSFNNSDSLSWAFCDSSKPGRACVPPNRQSWVLHSTAEYASKVINNIGPRKPSVDALAKVAEELFREFQATGLSIPQPIFMKAHRWGSAFPAIAIGGDDKCVWDKSTKLVICGDFCASPSIEGAVLSAVRGASKIMGCLNCPSGL
- the LOC112873741 gene encoding uncharacterized protein LOC112873741 isoform X1, whose translation is MTSATAAANVAVIGAGISGAVCASLLAGRGVAVTLFDSGRGAGGRMAQRREVMEDGTELRFDHGAPYFTVTNDEVARVVGGWEARGIIAEWKAMFACFDRATGKFTDFEKEGSTKKYVGVPGMNSICKSLCSEDGVVAKFGVTVGKMDWLQDRSSWSLASLDGKDLGNFDYVIATDKIVASPRFSGLTGRPPPLDLSLFPRLSVMVQDIPVRPCFALMVAFSEPLAMVPVHGFSFNNSDSLSWAFCDSSKPGRACVPPNRQSWVLHSTAEYASKVINNIGPRKPSVDALAKVAEELFREFQATGLSIPQPIFMKAHRWGSAFPAIAIGGDDKCVWDKSTKLVICGDFCASPSIEGAVLSAVRGASKIMGCLNCPSGL
- the LOC112873741 gene encoding uncharacterized protein LOC112873741 isoform X2, encoding MTSATAAANVAVIGAGISGAVCASLLAGRGVAVTLFDSGRGAGGRMAQRREVMEDGTELRFDHGAPYFTVTNDEVARVVGGWEARGIIAEWKAMFACFDRATGKFTDFEKEGSTKKYVGVPGMNSICKSLCSEDGVVAKFGVTVGKMDWLQDRSSWSLASLDGKDLGNFDYVIATDKIVASPRFSGLTGRPPPLDLSLFPRLSVMVQDIPVRPCFALMVAFSEPLAMVPVHGFSFNNSDSLSWAFCDSSKPGRACVPPNRQSWVLHSTAEYASKGIPGYRIEHSTTNFHESSQMG